GAAGGCGGCTCCGGCGGAGCGCTGGGAATCGCCCTGGCCGATCGAGTCCTGATACTTGAAAATGCCTACTACTCTGTCATCTCTCCCGAGGGTTGCGCGGCCATCCTGTGGAAAGATAAAAAATTCGCCAACGAAGCCGCCGAAGCCTTGCAACTTCATGCTCACAAATTGGTGGAGCTTAACGTGGCAGATGAAGTTGTGGCCGAACCATTTGGCGGCGCCCATCGGGATATAGATCAAACCATCCTAAATGCAAAAAATGCACTGCTAAAACATCTGGACATAATTTTTAAAATATCCGTAAAAAATAGGCTCACAAAAAGATACGAAAGATTCAGAAATCTAGGATCATTCATGGAATAATGAAATAAACATACATTTTGTAAAAATTACAGCTCTTGACATGTAGCACTTAAGTGGTTCAATACCAACCATGTGCGGAATAATTGGTTACGTCGGACACCGCAATGCATCTCAGGTGGTGATCGATGGACTCCGCAGATTAGAATACAGGGGCTATGATTCTGCTGGGTTCGCGACCGTTCGAGATGGTAGGTTTTTGTGCGTAAAAAAAGTAGGTAAAGTGAATAATTTGGTCGAGGCCATTGAAAATATCGGTTTCGGCGGAAATATTGGCATCGGTCATACTCGTTGGGCAACCCATGGTGTTGTATCCGAAGCAAAT
This region of Puniceicoccales bacterium genomic DNA includes:
- a CDS encoding acetyl-CoA carboxylase carboxyl transferase subunit alpha (catalyzes the carboxylation of acetyl-CoA to malonyl-CoA; forms a tetramer composed of two alpha (AccA) and two beta (AccD) subunits; one of the two catalytic subunits that can form the acetyl CoA carboxylase enzyme together with a carrier protein) translates to EGGSGGALGIALADRVLILENAYYSVISPEGCAAILWKDKKFANEAAEALQLHAHKLVELNVADEVVAEPFGGAHRDIDQTILNAKNALLKHLDIIFKISVKNRLTKRYERFRNLGSFME